In the Rubripirellula tenax genome, one interval contains:
- a CDS encoding Na(+)-translocating NADH-quinone reductase subunit C, with translation MQQPDSLSRTIATAAVLCVVCSLAVSAAAVALKPTQIANEKLDQQKNILDAAGLALGEYGLPASKLSKKQIDELYGWVSEALINMNDGSFNNEVKAADWDLAEAASDPDTSVPIENPTYDPGEVSRPSVMKVYFVKRPGSDTIQQVVLPIYGKGLWGTLWGYLALKSDLKTIQGLTYYQHKETPGLGGEVDNPAWKAKWDGRKLYDADGTPAALVFKGPAPAENVYAVDGLSGATITSNGVTKMLRYWASDDAYGPFLKKLGKDIESGAPIGNATKSDKKSSDASSDQSADIRQSGESING, from the coding sequence ATGCAACAACCTGATTCACTCTCTCGTACGATCGCAACTGCGGCCGTTCTATGCGTCGTCTGCTCGCTGGCCGTTAGTGCCGCAGCGGTCGCGCTGAAGCCGACGCAGATTGCCAACGAGAAACTTGACCAGCAAAAGAACATTCTTGATGCGGCCGGCTTGGCCCTTGGAGAGTACGGCTTGCCGGCAAGCAAATTGTCAAAGAAACAAATCGACGAACTGTACGGTTGGGTCAGCGAAGCGTTGATCAACATGAATGACGGTTCGTTCAACAACGAAGTCAAAGCGGCAGATTGGGACTTAGCCGAAGCGGCTTCGGATCCCGACACCAGCGTGCCGATCGAGAACCCGACCTATGACCCAGGCGAAGTGTCGCGTCCGTCGGTGATGAAGGTTTACTTCGTCAAACGACCGGGCAGCGATACGATCCAACAAGTCGTATTGCCGATCTACGGCAAAGGCTTATGGGGGACTTTGTGGGGTTATTTGGCGTTGAAGAGCGACCTCAAAACCATCCAAGGTTTGACGTACTATCAACACAAAGAAACGCCCGGTCTGGGTGGCGAAGTCGACAATCCGGCTTGGAAGGCCAAGTGGGACGGACGCAAACTTTACGACGCGGACGGTACACCAGCGGCACTCGTATTCAAGGGCCCCGCGCCGGCTGAAAATGTTTACGCCGTCGATGGATTGTCCGGCGCAACGATCACCAGCAACGGTGTCACCAAGATGCTGCGTTACTGGGCAAGCGACGATGCTTACGGTCCGTTCTTGAAGAAACTTGGCAAGGACATCGAAAGCGGCGCCCCGATCGGGAACGCAACGAAGTCCGACAAAAAATCGTCTGACGCATCGAGCGATCAGTCCGCCGACATCCGCCAATCCGGAGAATCGATCAATGGCTAA
- a CDS encoding NADH:ubiquinone reductase (Na(+)-transporting) subunit D, giving the protein MAKKPLDVLVDPLVDNNPIALQILGICSALAVTSKMETSLVMALAVVAVTACSNFCVSAIRQFIPSSIRIIVQMTVIASLVIVVDQLLKAYFYDISKQLSVFVGLIITNCIVMGRAEGFAMKNNPGISFLDGIGNGLGYGVVLLVVAFFRELFGSGSLFGIEIFALDRNGGWYNPNNLMLLPPSAFFIIGFMIWAIRAWKPEQIEEA; this is encoded by the coding sequence ATGGCTAAGAAACCTTTGGACGTGCTTGTCGACCCATTGGTCGACAACAATCCGATCGCGCTGCAGATCCTAGGGATCTGTTCGGCGCTCGCGGTGACCAGCAAGATGGAAACGTCGTTAGTGATGGCCCTTGCGGTGGTCGCGGTCACGGCGTGCAGCAATTTTTGCGTCAGCGCGATTCGACAGTTCATCCCCAGCAGCATCCGGATCATCGTGCAGATGACCGTCATCGCATCGCTGGTGATTGTGGTCGACCAACTGTTGAAGGCTTACTTTTATGACATCAGCAAACAGTTGTCCGTCTTCGTCGGCCTGATCATCACGAATTGTATCGTGATGGGTCGCGCCGAAGGATTCGCAATGAAAAACAATCCGGGCATCAGCTTCCTTGACGGGATTGGCAACGGATTGGGTTACGGTGTAGTGCTGCTTGTCGTGGCGTTTTTCCGCGAACTGTTCGGCAGCGGTTCACTGTTCGGCATCGAAATCTTCGCGCTCGATCGCAATGGTGGCTGGTACAACCCGAACAACTTGATGCTGCTGCCTCCCAGCGCATTTTTCATCATCGGATTCATGATCTGGGCAATCCGAGCCTGGAAGCCTGAACAAATCGAAGAGGCGTAA
- the nqrE gene encoding NADH:ubiquinone reductase (Na(+)-transporting) subunit E has translation MENLLSIFLQAVFIENLALAFFLGMCTFLAISKNVKMALGLSAAVIVIEAITIPANQVLNEWLLKKGAMTWVNDLGVSTSTVDFANVDLSFLGFISFIGVIAAMVQILEMVLDKFFPPLYNALGIFLPLITVNCAILGGSLFMQDRSYNFPEACVYGLGCGVGWALAIVALAGIREKMKYSDVPPPLRGLGITFITVGLMALAFMSFGGISL, from the coding sequence ATGGAAAATCTACTCAGCATCTTTTTGCAAGCTGTTTTCATCGAAAACCTTGCGCTCGCTTTCTTCTTGGGCATGTGTACGTTTCTGGCGATCAGCAAGAACGTCAAAATGGCCCTCGGACTCAGCGCTGCGGTGATCGTGATCGAAGCAATCACCATTCCGGCTAACCAAGTGCTTAATGAATGGTTGCTGAAGAAAGGCGCCATGACTTGGGTCAACGACTTGGGCGTTTCGACCAGCACGGTCGACTTTGCCAACGTTGACTTGTCGTTCCTGGGCTTCATCAGCTTCATTGGCGTGATCGCAGCGATGGTTCAGATCCTGGAAATGGTTCTGGATAAGTTCTTCCCGCCGCTTTACAACGCGCTGGGTATTTTCTTGCCGCTGATCACGGTGAACTGCGCGATCCTGGGCGGATCGTTGTTCATGCAGGACCGCAGCTACAACTTCCCCGAGGCCTGCGTCTACGGATTGGGTTGCGGCGTCGGTTGGGCGTTGGCGATCGTTGCGCTTGCCGGCATTCGCGAAAAAATGAAATACAGTGACGTTCCGCCACCGCTTCGCGGTTTAGGTATCACGTTCATCACCGTCGGCCTGATGGCTTTGGCGTTCATGTCCTTCGGCGGCATCAGCCTCTAA
- the nqrF gene encoding NADH:ubiquinone reductase (Na(+)-transporting) subunit F: MTTILLGVAMFTVVVIALVFLILAAKSQLVASGPVKILINNQKTVEIPAGGKLLGALADAGIFVSSACGGGGTCAQCKVKVTDGGGDILATEKGHINKKEAAEGERLSCQVAVKTDMTVEVPPEAFDTKKWNCKVLSNRNVATFIKEFVLQLPEGEEVDFKAGGYIQIECPPHVVNYKDFDIEERFHGDWDKFDIWRYVSKVDEPVVRAYSMANYPGEKGIIMLNIRVASPPPRMPDVPPGKMSSWIFSLKPGDEATISGPYGEFFIKDTDAEMVYIGGGAGMAPLRSHIFELFKRGKTDRKVSYWYGGRSARELFYVDHFREIEKDFPNFKFNIALSEPAPEDNWDGYVGFIHQVLLENYLSKHAAPEDIEYYICGPPMMNQAVFRMLDDLGVEPENIAYDDFGG; this comes from the coding sequence ATGACTACCATTCTTCTTGGCGTCGCGATGTTCACGGTTGTGGTGATTGCGCTCGTCTTTTTGATCTTGGCTGCCAAAAGCCAACTCGTGGCTTCGGGTCCGGTCAAAATCCTGATCAACAATCAAAAAACGGTCGAAATCCCCGCCGGTGGAAAACTACTGGGCGCCTTGGCCGATGCCGGCATCTTCGTCAGCAGTGCGTGCGGCGGTGGCGGGACGTGTGCCCAGTGCAAGGTGAAGGTCACCGATGGCGGGGGCGACATCTTGGCGACCGAAAAGGGCCACATCAACAAAAAAGAAGCCGCCGAAGGCGAACGTCTTAGTTGCCAAGTCGCAGTGAAGACCGACATGACGGTTGAAGTGCCGCCGGAAGCGTTCGACACCAAGAAGTGGAACTGCAAGGTTCTGAGCAACCGGAACGTCGCGACCTTCATCAAGGAATTCGTACTGCAGTTACCCGAAGGCGAGGAAGTCGATTTCAAGGCCGGCGGTTATATCCAAATCGAATGCCCGCCTCACGTTGTCAACTACAAAGACTTCGATATCGAGGAGCGGTTCCATGGCGATTGGGACAAATTCGATATTTGGCGGTACGTGTCGAAGGTCGACGAACCGGTGGTCCGTGCCTATTCAATGGCAAACTATCCCGGTGAAAAGGGCATCATCATGTTAAACATTCGCGTGGCTTCACCGCCGCCGCGGATGCCCGATGTGCCGCCTGGCAAAATGAGCAGTTGGATTTTCAGCCTGAAACCCGGCGACGAGGCGACAATCAGTGGTCCGTACGGCGAGTTCTTCATCAAAGACACTGACGCGGAAATGGTCTACATCGGTGGTGGTGCGGGAATGGCGCCGTTGCGAAGCCACATCTTCGAGTTGTTCAAACGTGGCAAGACAGACCGCAAGGTTTCGTATTGGTACGGCGGTCGAAGCGCTCGTGAACTGTTCTACGTCGATCACTTTCGTGAAATCGAAAAGGACTTTCCGAACTTCAAGTTCAATATCGCGTTGTCGGAACCGGCGCCGGAAGATAATTGGGACGGCTACGTCGGCTTCATTCACCAAGTACTTTTGGAAAACTATCTGTCCAAGCACGCGGCACCGGAAGATATCGAGTACTACATCTGTGGTCCGCCGATGATGAACCAAGCCGTCTTCCGCATGTTGGACGATTTGGGTGTTGAACCCGAAAACATCGCTTACGACGACTTCGGCGGCTAA
- a CDS encoding FAD:protein FMN transferase has product MMIRFRGLVMVGFVGLLLCDSLSSVVAADSVMLEFSGQTMATTYSVKVFGPAESVDVDDLRIDIDGVLRNVNDQMSTYLKSSEISRFNASDSTDWFPISPEFADVVDAALSIAVKTNGAFDITVAPLVNAWNFGPSPRTGKAPSDETIQQLLATIGYQKLTVRMDPPSLKKSIPSLMVDLSAIAKGHAVDRVVEFLNSKGMKDVFVEIGGEVRTSGSKAGQWWKVGIQMPDAATDQWTVAHALSTSDSDRAMATSGDYRNFFESDGKRYSHTIDPRTGRPIDHALASVSVVTASCVDADAWATAINVLGPDDGLAIATKEGLDTLLISRAGDEFLRIGTGTLSQYSTASPVGAVQASPVKAVDSAGSPWVVMAITTIAFATILMAMAVGVIFGRKAISGSCGGIANKTNDDGSVSCGLCSNPADACKELRDRMQTTHSQETNA; this is encoded by the coding sequence ATGATGATCCGCTTTCGCGGTCTGGTGATGGTCGGCTTTGTCGGATTGCTACTTTGCGATTCGCTCTCAAGTGTTGTTGCTGCCGATTCAGTGATGCTCGAATTTTCCGGCCAAACGATGGCAACGACCTACTCGGTCAAGGTCTTCGGGCCCGCTGAATCGGTCGACGTGGATGACCTGAGAATCGACATCGATGGCGTCCTTCGTAACGTCAACGACCAGATGTCGACGTACTTGAAATCGTCCGAGATCAGCAGGTTCAACGCGTCGGATTCGACGGACTGGTTCCCCATCAGTCCCGAATTTGCGGACGTTGTTGACGCGGCGCTGTCGATCGCCGTTAAAACCAATGGTGCCTTCGACATTACGGTTGCGCCGCTGGTGAACGCCTGGAACTTCGGCCCCAGTCCTCGCACCGGCAAAGCGCCTAGCGACGAAACGATCCAGCAACTGCTCGCGACGATCGGCTATCAAAAACTGACTGTCCGCATGGACCCGCCATCGTTAAAGAAGTCGATTCCATCATTGATGGTCGACCTTTCCGCAATCGCAAAGGGCCACGCCGTTGATCGCGTGGTCGAGTTTTTGAATTCTAAGGGTATGAAAGATGTGTTCGTCGAAATCGGAGGCGAAGTTCGCACCAGCGGCTCGAAGGCCGGCCAGTGGTGGAAGGTCGGTATCCAAATGCCCGACGCAGCCACCGATCAATGGACCGTCGCCCACGCGTTGAGCACCAGTGACAGCGATCGCGCAATGGCGACATCAGGTGACTATCGGAACTTTTTTGAAAGCGACGGCAAACGCTATTCGCACACCATCGATCCACGAACCGGACGACCGATCGATCATGCCCTGGCATCCGTCTCGGTTGTCACGGCAAGCTGCGTCGACGCAGACGCTTGGGCAACAGCGATCAATGTCCTAGGCCCGGACGACGGTCTGGCGATCGCCACCAAAGAGGGTTTAGACACTTTGTTGATCTCGCGAGCTGGCGATGAATTCTTGCGAATCGGAACCGGAACATTGTCCCAGTACTCAACCGCATCACCCGTCGGTGCCGTTCAGGCGTCACCCGTTAAAGCGGTTGATTCCGCCGGCTCTCCTTGGGTGGTAATGGCGATCACAACGATTGCTTTCGCCACGATATTGATGGCGATGGCGGTCGGCGTCATTTTCGGCCGCAAGGCGATCAGCGGTTCGTGCGGCGGTATCGCCAACAAAACGAACGATGACGGAAGCGTGAGTTGCGGATTGTGCAGCAACCCGGCGGATGCCTGCAAAGAGCTGCGTGATCGGATGCAGACAACTCACTCGCAGGAAACGAACGCCTGA
- a CDS encoding group I truncated hemoglobin, with protein MSDASEALFDRLGGVTGVTKIIDEMYRRVLEDGLLSPFFEGVPMDRLRSMQYHFFASALDGPSTYTGAELNSIHHGRGITAVHFAKFCGHFADAMEHQGASRRDVDDALARLATYRDKITGDSNIDG; from the coding sequence ATGTCAGATGCGTCTGAAGCTTTATTTGATCGTTTAGGTGGCGTAACAGGCGTCACAAAAATCATTGACGAAATGTATCGACGTGTTTTGGAGGACGGGCTTCTGTCACCTTTCTTTGAAGGCGTACCGATGGATCGCCTGCGAAGTATGCAGTACCACTTTTTCGCCTCGGCGCTCGATGGGCCGTCGACTTACACCGGCGCCGAACTCAACTCGATCCATCACGGTCGCGGAATCACGGCTGTGCATTTCGCGAAATTCTGTGGTCACTTTGCCGATGCGATGGAGCACCAAGGTGCGTCTCGACGTGACGTCGACGACGCCCTGGCCCGGCTGGCTACCTATCGCGATAAGATCACCGGTGATTCGAACATAGACGGTTAA
- a CDS encoding DUF1592 domain-containing protein: MDRRFCFAVAVMSFLGSVMGDEPSGMVAETFLGKYCLDCHGADAASGEIVLDGDSLDWGDPSTPQRWTRVYDVMRSREMPPVDEDQPSDDEVANFVTWLDDTLTKHVRPGGTVLRRLNREEYENTVRDVLGIPFSVPTSFPADTELHGFDNVGEGLMLSPPLMAQYVEMAAVAADLVLPPIRATVKVEPQSFQIGPGDFTLNFTTGHEIDGVLRMANSSDPLARGSVWPNRFEAIVGGVYDVEVTLSSFKPTKGHVPIVQLLAHYAAGNAYERASSLPLLAEFRIEGDAPETFRATVELERGQTLVVHYENSPLRSDKVDNASSLERISGQLLEAFREDPELGAAWMKAGYQRSDRGWSWWKRIQEIRTKGGLDVASFDPDSAQVKAFAIEMARRNVDTVETMDCMSFFRGPCIEIHQMSVVGPTRVIEDKSVVQQRRRTERFLGKGNPRDDASYARDVLRPVLDKVFRRPATDAQLNKYVSIAMSHAAQRGRLEDGLHLALRAALCSPSFLFREYRVGPLDDFDLAARLSYFLTSSPPDDVLRELAANGRLSNPDVLEQQTRRLLQHNKVKHFLDSFVGQWLDLRLLPQIMPDVRLLKWTDKDLRAVTDETQLFVAEILNQNLSIETFIDPDFTYLNRRNAKLYEIKFSNSEKMTRVDIPRGGRRGGILTQASVLMATANGVDTQPVLRGAWMLENVFGMPTPPPPANVPAIEPDTTGAKSIRELLDRHKADASCARCHERIDPPGFVLENYDPVGRWREFYPIYIKKGDKVVASNGLPVQSSSTLPDGTPLGDVTDLKRYLIANIDIFSRCLTDKLLTYATGRSMNYGDRKVIDRVVADVRQRGNGFADLIVAVVQSESFRSK; the protein is encoded by the coding sequence ATGGATAGAAGGTTTTGTTTCGCCGTCGCCGTGATGTCCTTCCTCGGGTCGGTCATGGGTGACGAACCGTCGGGAATGGTCGCCGAAACCTTTCTCGGGAAATACTGTTTGGATTGTCACGGTGCCGATGCGGCGAGTGGTGAGATTGTTCTTGATGGTGACAGCCTCGATTGGGGCGACCCATCCACGCCGCAACGATGGACTCGGGTCTACGACGTCATGCGTTCGCGAGAGATGCCGCCGGTCGACGAAGACCAACCCTCTGATGATGAAGTCGCCAACTTTGTTACTTGGTTGGATGACACACTTACGAAACACGTTCGTCCCGGTGGCACAGTACTGCGGCGGCTCAATCGCGAAGAATACGAAAACACGGTGCGCGATGTGCTGGGGATCCCGTTTTCGGTTCCGACATCGTTTCCGGCCGACACCGAATTGCACGGCTTCGACAACGTTGGTGAAGGGCTGATGCTCTCACCTCCGCTGATGGCACAGTATGTCGAGATGGCGGCGGTCGCGGCTGATCTGGTGCTTCCACCGATTCGAGCGACCGTCAAAGTCGAGCCCCAGAGTTTCCAGATTGGCCCCGGTGACTTTACGTTGAACTTTACGACCGGTCACGAAATTGACGGCGTCCTTCGAATGGCGAACTCCAGCGATCCGCTGGCACGCGGTTCGGTTTGGCCGAACCGGTTCGAAGCGATTGTCGGCGGCGTCTATGACGTCGAGGTCACTCTCTCATCATTCAAGCCGACCAAGGGCCACGTTCCGATCGTCCAACTGCTTGCTCACTATGCGGCCGGCAACGCCTACGAAAGAGCCAGTTCACTGCCGTTACTGGCCGAATTTCGGATCGAAGGCGATGCCCCCGAGACGTTCCGAGCAACGGTGGAACTAGAACGCGGCCAAACGCTGGTCGTTCACTATGAAAACTCGCCGCTGAGAAGCGACAAGGTCGATAACGCCTCAAGTTTGGAACGGATCTCGGGCCAGTTGTTGGAAGCGTTTCGCGAAGACCCCGAACTGGGCGCGGCGTGGATGAAGGCCGGCTATCAACGATCCGATCGCGGATGGTCGTGGTGGAAACGCATCCAAGAAATACGGACGAAAGGTGGGCTCGATGTCGCGTCGTTCGATCCGGATTCGGCGCAGGTGAAGGCCTTTGCGATCGAGATGGCCCGCCGGAATGTCGACACGGTTGAAACGATGGACTGCATGAGTTTCTTTCGGGGGCCGTGCATCGAAATTCACCAGATGTCCGTCGTTGGGCCGACGCGAGTGATCGAGGATAAATCGGTCGTCCAGCAACGACGGCGTACGGAACGTTTCCTGGGCAAAGGGAACCCTCGCGACGACGCGTCTTACGCTCGGGACGTCCTGCGACCGGTGCTGGACAAGGTGTTCCGGCGACCGGCAACCGATGCCCAATTGAACAAGTATGTTTCGATCGCGATGTCTCACGCGGCCCAACGCGGCCGTTTGGAAGACGGGCTTCACCTCGCACTTCGCGCGGCACTCTGCTCGCCAAGTTTTCTGTTTCGGGAGTATCGCGTCGGCCCGCTGGACGACTTCGACCTCGCCGCGCGGCTGAGCTACTTTTTAACCAGCAGCCCGCCGGACGATGTGCTTCGCGAACTTGCTGCCAACGGCAGGCTTTCCAATCCCGATGTACTTGAACAGCAAACGCGTCGCTTGCTCCAGCACAACAAGGTAAAGCATTTCCTTGATTCGTTCGTCGGACAATGGCTCGACCTGCGACTATTGCCACAAATCATGCCCGACGTGCGGTTATTGAAGTGGACCGACAAAGATCTGCGAGCAGTCACGGATGAAACGCAACTTTTCGTCGCAGAGATACTGAATCAAAATCTCTCGATTGAGACCTTCATCGATCCCGATTTCACCTACCTCAATCGTCGCAACGCGAAGCTGTACGAGATCAAGTTCTCAAACTCTGAGAAAATGACACGGGTAGACATCCCGCGCGGCGGACGTCGCGGTGGCATCCTGACTCAGGCCAGTGTGCTGATGGCAACCGCCAACGGCGTCGATACTCAACCCGTGTTACGTGGCGCTTGGATGTTAGAGAACGTTTTCGGAATGCCGACTCCGCCACCACCGGCGAACGTGCCTGCCATCGAGCCTGATACAACGGGTGCGAAATCGATTCGCGAACTGTTGGATCGACACAAGGCCGACGCCAGTTGTGCTCGGTGTCACGAGCGAATCGATCCGCCCGGCTTCGTGCTTGAAAACTATGATCCCGTCGGCCGGTGGCGAGAATTCTATCCGATCTACATCAAAAAAGGCGACAAAGTCGTCGCATCAAACGGGTTACCGGTCCAATCCAGCAGCACGCTGCCGGACGGAACGCCACTGGGCGATGTGACGGATCTGAAACGATACCTGATTGCAAATATCGACATCTTTTCTCGCTGCCTGACCGACAAACTACTGACCTATGCGACGGGCCGGTCGATGAACTATGGCGACCGTAAGGTGATCGACCGCGTCGTCGCCGACGTGCGGCAACGGGGCAACGGATTTGCCGATCTGATCGTTGCCGTGGTCCAAAGCGAATCGTTTCGTTCCAAGTAA
- a CDS encoding DUF1552 domain-containing protein translates to MSTASPLVDRRRILRGSGLALALPMLESISPRRATAAAVSSPRTKRLVTIGTYLGFHLPSFSPSEQGRDYTMSPVLKPLEDLRNEFSVFSGLDHRAPNGHQNWKNYLTGKGTPGISLDQIVAKSIGDQTRFESLQVTCGSGAEGRMSFTKEGIALPAIGRPSVLFGHLFRSGTDKARMGYLLDSGGSVLDLALDEASVFQRQVNARDAAKLDEYFTSVREVEKKLQKQRDWLDVPTPKVTFELPDFDPVAPDLSLECESIMYDLMALALETDSTRVISFIAPGQGQVFTIDGEKLSAGYHGLSHHGNDPSKIADFNRVGAEHVRRFGNFLRQLNEKKDVEGRPLLETTAVLFGSGMGDANTHNNSHLPILLAGGGFKHGVHHSIDRSDASRSTPLLGDLFLTVMESMGLEEQRFVKANRNMNEYLL, encoded by the coding sequence ATGAGTACCGCTTCCCCGTTGGTCGATCGTCGCAGAATTCTGAGAGGATCAGGACTTGCGCTCGCGCTTCCGATGTTGGAGTCCATTTCGCCACGACGTGCGACGGCCGCGGCGGTGTCGTCGCCGCGGACGAAGCGACTGGTCACGATCGGGACCTATCTTGGTTTCCACTTGCCAAGTTTTTCACCGTCCGAGCAGGGACGCGACTACACAATGTCACCGGTGTTGAAGCCGCTGGAGGATCTGCGAAACGAGTTCTCGGTGTTTTCGGGACTTGACCACCGGGCCCCCAACGGGCACCAGAACTGGAAAAACTACCTGACGGGCAAAGGCACACCAGGAATTTCATTGGATCAAATCGTGGCGAAGTCGATCGGCGATCAGACTCGTTTCGAATCGCTGCAGGTCACCTGCGGATCGGGTGCCGAAGGGCGAATGAGCTTCACCAAGGAAGGCATCGCATTGCCAGCGATCGGTCGTCCAAGTGTTCTGTTCGGTCACCTCTTTCGTTCGGGAACCGACAAAGCCCGCATGGGCTATCTGTTGGACAGCGGCGGCAGTGTGCTGGATCTTGCCTTGGACGAAGCGAGTGTCTTTCAGCGTCAGGTCAACGCTCGCGATGCGGCGAAACTTGACGAGTATTTCACGTCCGTGCGCGAAGTGGAAAAGAAGCTCCAAAAACAACGCGATTGGCTTGATGTGCCGACGCCGAAGGTGACATTCGAGCTGCCCGATTTTGATCCCGTCGCGCCGGATCTGTCGTTGGAGTGCGAGAGCATCATGTATGACCTGATGGCACTCGCATTGGAAACTGATTCGACGCGAGTGATCTCGTTCATCGCGCCGGGGCAAGGCCAAGTCTTCACCATCGACGGCGAAAAACTGAGCGCCGGGTATCACGGGCTTTCCCATCACGGCAACGACCCGTCGAAGATCGCGGATTTCAACCGCGTCGGCGCCGAGCACGTCCGGCGTTTCGGAAACTTTCTACGGCAATTGAACGAAAAGAAAGACGTCGAAGGGCGACCGCTGCTGGAAACCACTGCCGTGCTTTTTGGGAGCGGAATGGGCGATGCGAATACGCACAACAATAGCCACTTACCGATCCTGCTCGCCGGCGGCGGTTTCAAACATGGCGTTCATCACTCGATCGATCGAAGCGATGCATCTCGCTCGACTCCGCTGCTTGGCGATCTTTTCTTAACCGTCATGGAATCGATGGGGTTGGAAGAGCAGCGGTTCGTGAAGGCGAATCGAAACATGAACGAGTACTTGCTTTGA
- a CDS encoding helix-turn-helix domain-containing protein, which translates to MKPTFEKLVPRTGESFRCFDRSELRSPAKWHRHPEIELTYVPIGSGSRIVGDHIGSYTDHDLVLIGSQIPHTWASDEYLGKASDRHHAIVLQFHPEFLGVEFFECGEMARIDALLKRSQQGLWYPAEVAHRVGAQMEALVTTKGAKRLLGLFSILHELSIYDDPVPLSTQSFDSRNGSAARVSPARRAAETKIQTVCDHIANHLADSDLTQMDLADLIDMNPSAFTRFFRQSTGRTPLAYISELRIGLACRLLTDTDESILAICNQSGFANLSNFNRQFRKRRSTTPRDYRSRFRGVT; encoded by the coding sequence ATGAAGCCGACTTTCGAAAAGCTGGTCCCGCGAACTGGCGAATCATTTCGATGCTTCGATCGTTCAGAATTGCGATCACCGGCAAAGTGGCATCGGCATCCCGAAATCGAGCTGACTTACGTGCCCATTGGTTCAGGGTCTCGAATCGTTGGCGATCACATCGGCAGCTACACCGACCACGATCTGGTGCTGATCGGATCGCAAATTCCCCATACATGGGCGTCTGATGAATACCTCGGGAAGGCGAGTGACCGACACCATGCGATCGTTCTGCAATTCCACCCTGAGTTTCTCGGGGTCGAATTTTTCGAGTGCGGCGAGATGGCTCGAATCGACGCCTTACTGAAACGCTCGCAGCAAGGTCTGTGGTACCCAGCCGAAGTAGCTCACCGTGTCGGAGCGCAGATGGAGGCGTTGGTAACAACCAAGGGGGCGAAACGTTTGCTTGGGCTGTTTTCGATCCTGCACGAATTGTCGATCTATGATGATCCGGTTCCGCTGTCGACGCAGTCCTTCGATTCACGCAACGGATCAGCTGCACGCGTTTCACCGGCGCGTCGTGCAGCCGAGACAAAGATTCAAACGGTTTGTGACCACATTGCGAACCATCTTGCCGATTCCGATCTGACTCAAATGGACTTGGCGGATTTGATTGATATGAACCCGTCGGCGTTCACGCGATTCTTCCGGCAATCGACCGGACGCACACCGTTGGCTTACATTAGCGAACTGCGAATCGGGTTGGCATGCCGACTGTTGACCGATACGGATGAATCGATCTTAGCGATCTGCAACCAGTCCGGATTCGCGAACCTATCGAATTTCAACCGCCAGTTTCGAAAACGACGTTCGACCACACCTCGTGACTATCGATCACGATTCCGCGGCGTCACGTAG